In Streptomyces chartreusis, the following proteins share a genomic window:
- a CDS encoding MMPL family transporter yields MLSKALLRLGRGAARHPWRVIAAWLIATTLAVLAAVAFGGRTADSMTAPGLDSQRAAELIERAGTGQEGMTAQVVVTPLDGAATFFDDDGARTALTRLRAEVKRLPHVLGTSDPAGALDTGRDTAVRGGLVSADGRIAVIRVQYPDQSRLSAEDLDALVDLGDRLRAELPLRIEMGGNLFYAFSDPDGGVSELIGLLAAAAILFLAFGSLVAAALPIGMAVFGLTIGVATMTVLAGVTEVPTFAPVLGSMVGLGVGIDYALFVLARHREYLARGLDPQAAAGRAVATAGRPVVFAGGTVVVSILGLAVANVPFMTVGGVAVSIVVLIMVVASVTLLPAFLGAAGPRLARAGRIGRALQTRKPGRLARRRDPAAGATGWRRWIGHVSRHPVPYALGAAGLLLTATLPVLGLRVGLPDDGSLPQSRTERRAYDLVAEGFGPGTNGPLVIAADPSGDRGVVDRLVGAVAADPGIASVAPTHIDRATGIATLVVFPTTSPQDKATADTIARLRTDVLPTAIGQGPARAHVGGAAASLSDVGQRTSRRLPVLVATVLAMSFLLLMLVFRSILVPLKAVLLNLLSIGAAYGIMVAVFQWGWGGALIGLEATVPIVSFIPMFLFAILFGLSMDYEVFLLSRVREEYLRTGDNGTAIVEGVSRTARIITSAALIMVAVFLSFAVADDPSTKMLGLGLATAIFIDATVVRMVLVPATMTLLGRTNWWLPKWLDRTLPRGPVGTDDTDAESTGEAPRPRLVDR; encoded by the coding sequence ATGCTTTCGAAAGCCCTGTTGCGCCTGGGCAGGGGCGCCGCCCGCCATCCCTGGCGGGTGATCGCGGCATGGCTGATCGCCACCACGCTCGCCGTCCTGGCCGCCGTCGCCTTCGGCGGGCGTACCGCGGACTCGATGACCGCTCCCGGACTGGACTCCCAGCGGGCCGCGGAACTGATCGAGCGGGCAGGCACCGGCCAGGAGGGAATGACCGCCCAAGTGGTCGTCACCCCCCTCGACGGCGCAGCGACGTTCTTCGACGACGACGGCGCGCGCACCGCTCTCACGCGGCTGCGGGCCGAGGTGAAGCGGCTGCCGCACGTGCTCGGCACGAGCGACCCGGCGGGGGCACTCGACACAGGCCGGGACACCGCCGTGCGCGGCGGCCTCGTCTCGGCCGACGGGCGGATCGCGGTCATCCGGGTGCAGTACCCCGACCAGAGCCGGCTGTCGGCCGAAGACCTCGACGCCCTCGTCGATCTCGGCGACCGGCTGCGCGCCGAACTGCCCCTGCGCATCGAGATGGGCGGGAACCTCTTCTACGCCTTCTCCGACCCCGACGGCGGCGTGAGCGAGCTGATCGGCCTCCTCGCCGCGGCCGCGATCCTGTTCCTGGCGTTCGGTTCGCTCGTCGCCGCCGCGCTGCCGATCGGCATGGCGGTCTTCGGGCTGACCATCGGAGTCGCCACGATGACGGTACTGGCGGGGGTGACTGAGGTCCCCACCTTCGCACCGGTCCTGGGCAGCATGGTCGGGCTCGGAGTGGGCATCGACTACGCGCTGTTCGTGCTCGCCAGGCACCGGGAGTACCTCGCGCGCGGGCTCGATCCGCAGGCGGCTGCCGGACGAGCGGTGGCAACGGCGGGGCGGCCGGTGGTTTTCGCCGGCGGCACCGTCGTCGTGTCGATCCTCGGCCTGGCGGTCGCGAACGTGCCGTTCATGACGGTGGGCGGGGTTGCCGTGTCGATCGTCGTCCTGATCATGGTGGTCGCGTCGGTGACGCTGCTGCCGGCCTTCCTCGGTGCGGCGGGCCCGCGTCTGGCCCGGGCCGGCCGGATCGGCCGGGCTCTGCAGACCAGGAAGCCGGGCCGACTCGCACGACGGCGGGACCCGGCGGCAGGCGCCACCGGGTGGCGTCGCTGGATCGGGCACGTCAGCCGGCACCCGGTGCCGTACGCGCTCGGCGCGGCGGGGCTGCTGCTGACGGCGACGCTGCCCGTGCTCGGCCTGCGCGTCGGCCTGCCCGACGACGGCTCACTGCCGCAGAGCCGTACCGAGCGCCGGGCCTACGACCTCGTCGCCGAGGGATTCGGCCCGGGCACCAACGGTCCCCTCGTCATTGCCGCGGACCCCTCCGGCGATCGGGGAGTGGTGGACCGACTCGTCGGGGCGGTCGCGGCGGATCCGGGCATCGCATCCGTCGCGCCGACGCACATCGATCGGGCCACCGGCATCGCGACCCTCGTGGTGTTCCCGACGACCAGCCCTCAGGACAAGGCCACGGCCGACACCATCGCCAGGCTGCGCACCGACGTGCTGCCCACGGCGATCGGGCAGGGCCCGGCCAGGGCCCACGTCGGCGGCGCCGCCGCGAGCCTGTCCGATGTGGGCCAACGCACCAGCAGGCGCCTGCCCGTGCTCGTCGCCACCGTGCTGGCGATGTCGTTCCTGCTGCTGATGCTGGTCTTCCGCTCGATACTCGTACCGCTCAAGGCGGTACTGCTGAATCTGCTGAGCATCGGCGCGGCCTACGGCATCATGGTCGCGGTCTTCCAGTGGGGCTGGGGAGGCGCACTCATCGGGCTGGAAGCGACGGTTCCGATCGTGTCGTTCATCCCGATGTTCCTCTTCGCCATCCTGTTCGGCCTGTCGATGGACTACGAGGTGTTCCTCCTCTCCCGCGTACGCGAGGAGTACCTGCGCACCGGCGACAACGGCACGGCGATCGTCGAGGGCGTCTCGCGCACCGCCCGGATCATCACCTCGGCCGCCCTCATCATGGTGGCGGTCTTCCTGTCCTTCGCCGTCGCCGACGACCCCTCCACCAAAATGTTGGGACTCGGCCTGGCCACCGCGATCTTCATCGACGCCACAGTGGTACGCATGGTGCTGGTACCGGCGACCATGACACTCCTCGGCCGGACCAACTGGTGGCTGCCGAAGTGGCTGGACCGGACGCTTCCCCGCGGCCCGGTCGGCACCGACGACACCGACGCGGAATCCACCGGTGAAGCCCCGCGCCCACGGCTGGTTGACCGTTGA
- a CDS encoding sensor histidine kinase has translation MLRDDLRTLWTEPRPPDVPARVRRDWALLAAGLAGVALEATLRENVVWRPVAVVFAVWLWLLPLWRRTRPLAMVTLAFGSVVLLTVASLVAAAREPVGLYTGAVVLVLVYALPRWGSGREIVLGGALILATGTLCVVADETPVVEKVVGLVFLLLPGVVGAAVRFWVTARERQLEQVRSREREQLARELHDTVAHHVSAMVIIAQAGGVLAGTDPSAAVKALEGVEEEGARTLEEMRAMVAALRDRGVGAELAPPAGVADLERLVRTPGGRLRVDLGLDGELDALPPAVDAAVYRIVQESVTNALRHAVDATELVVRVAAERHTVRVSVRDNGRRTGRGRDGYGLTGLRERATLLGGTLRAGPGTDRGWHVEAELPGARSESRVHSRPRR, from the coding sequence GTGCTGCGAGACGACCTGCGAACCCTGTGGACCGAACCCCGGCCGCCCGACGTGCCCGCCCGGGTGCGGCGGGACTGGGCGCTGCTCGCGGCGGGCCTTGCCGGTGTGGCGCTGGAGGCCACCCTGCGCGAGAACGTCGTGTGGCGGCCGGTGGCGGTGGTGTTCGCCGTATGGCTGTGGCTGCTGCCCCTGTGGCGCCGGACCCGCCCGCTGGCGATGGTGACGCTGGCGTTCGGCTCGGTGGTCCTGCTTACGGTGGCCTCGCTCGTCGCCGCGGCGCGCGAGCCCGTCGGCCTCTACACCGGCGCGGTCGTGCTCGTGCTGGTGTACGCGCTGCCCCGGTGGGGATCAGGACGCGAGATCGTGCTGGGCGGCGCGCTGATCCTCGCGACCGGCACGCTGTGCGTCGTCGCGGACGAGACACCGGTCGTCGAGAAGGTCGTGGGCCTCGTCTTCCTGCTGCTGCCCGGCGTGGTCGGGGCTGCCGTGCGGTTCTGGGTGACCGCTCGCGAGCGGCAGTTGGAGCAGGTGCGCTCCCGCGAGCGCGAGCAGCTCGCACGGGAACTGCACGACACGGTGGCCCACCACGTGTCGGCCATGGTGATCATCGCCCAGGCGGGCGGCGTGCTCGCGGGCACCGACCCTTCCGCCGCCGTCAAGGCGCTGGAGGGGGTCGAGGAGGAAGGGGCGCGCACGCTGGAGGAGATGCGCGCCATGGTCGCCGCGCTGCGCGACCGCGGGGTCGGCGCCGAGCTGGCGCCTCCTGCCGGAGTCGCGGATCTGGAGCGCCTGGTGCGCACCCCGGGTGGCCGGCTCAGGGTCGACCTGGGGCTCGACGGCGAACTGGACGCGCTGCCCCCGGCCGTGGACGCGGCCGTCTACCGGATCGTGCAGGAGTCGGTGACCAACGCGCTGCGCCATGCGGTGGACGCGACCGAGCTCGTCGTCCGGGTCGCCGCGGAACGGCACACGGTACGGGTGAGCGTGCGCGACAATGGCCGGCGCACCGGGCGGGGCCGCGACGGATACGGACTTACCGGACTGCGCGAGCGCGCGACCCTGCTCGGCGGCACACTACGAGCCGGCCCGGGTACCGACCGGGGCTGGCACGTCGAAGCCGAACTGCCGGGAGCGAGGAGCGAGAGCCGTGTCCATTCGCGTCCTCGTCGCTGA
- a CDS encoding response regulator, translating to MSIRVLVADDQTIIRTGLRIMLNAQPGIEVVGEAADGREAVRLARELRPDVCLFDIRMPVLDGLEATRLVAGPGVADPLAVVVITTFDLDEYVYGSLRAGARGFLLKDTGPDLLAQAVRSASDGEALIAPSVTVRLLQAFADLPAGRPVAQPVSPVTAREEQVLLAVARGLTNTEIADALHISLSTVKTHLASLMAKLGARNRVEIAMWAYETRRILPGT from the coding sequence GTGTCCATTCGCGTCCTCGTCGCTGACGACCAGACGATCATCCGCACCGGGTTGCGGATCATGCTGAACGCCCAGCCCGGCATCGAGGTGGTCGGCGAGGCCGCCGACGGGCGGGAAGCGGTACGTCTGGCCCGCGAACTACGCCCCGACGTCTGCCTGTTCGACATCCGCATGCCTGTCCTCGACGGGCTCGAGGCCACCCGGCTGGTCGCCGGTCCGGGCGTCGCCGACCCGCTGGCCGTGGTCGTCATCACTACGTTCGACCTCGACGAGTACGTCTACGGCTCACTGCGTGCCGGCGCCCGCGGATTCCTCCTCAAGGACACGGGACCGGACCTGCTGGCGCAGGCCGTACGGTCGGCGTCCGACGGTGAGGCGCTCATCGCGCCCAGCGTCACCGTCCGTCTGCTCCAGGCATTCGCGGACCTGCCCGCCGGCCGGCCCGTGGCCCAGCCGGTCTCCCCCGTCACCGCCCGCGAGGAGCAGGTGCTCCTGGCCGTCGCTCGCGGGTTGACCAACACCGAGATCGCCGACGCACTGCACATCAGCCTCAGTACGGTGAAGACGCATCTGGCCAGCCTGATGGCCAAACTCGGCGCCCGCAATCGGGTCGAGATCGCGATGTGGGCCTACGAAACGCGCCGTATCCTCCCCGGAACCTGA
- a CDS encoding MerR family transcriptional regulator — MDGDTLYSIGELARRTGLTVKTIRFYSDRGIVAPTDRSPAGYRLYDIHAVARLDLVRTLRDLGVDLPTIRRVVNRELSLPEVAATHAEALAVQIRVLRQRHAVLAAVAERGLTAEETDLMHKLAQLSEDERRRLIGDFLDAAFGSLDTHPALAGIRRSMTPEIPDTPEAEQIRAWAEWAELAADPDFRAGVRRMADDHAAEQAQGDTTGPRRNLGAVVRDRVGPALAAGITPASHHADSIVATLAAHCAHALGRPDDAELRRLLLARLESVSDPRWDRHLQLLAVINGWPAPESLVPAFNWSIEAVRVRMER; from the coding sequence ATGGACGGCGACACGCTCTACTCGATCGGCGAACTGGCCCGGCGGACCGGCCTGACGGTCAAGACCATTCGGTTCTACTCCGATCGCGGGATCGTGGCGCCGACGGACCGCAGCCCGGCCGGCTACCGCCTCTACGACATCCACGCTGTCGCGCGCCTGGACCTTGTGCGGACCCTGCGAGACCTGGGGGTGGACCTGCCCACGATCCGCAGGGTCGTGAACCGGGAACTCTCGCTTCCGGAGGTCGCCGCAACGCACGCCGAAGCCCTGGCCGTGCAGATCCGCGTCCTGCGTCAGCGGCATGCGGTGCTGGCAGCGGTGGCCGAGCGGGGGCTCACTGCTGAAGAGACGGATCTCATGCACAAACTGGCCCAGCTCTCCGAGGACGAACGCCGACGTCTGATCGGGGACTTCCTCGATGCCGCCTTCGGCAGTCTCGACACCCACCCCGCGTTGGCGGGGATCAGGCGCTCGATGACCCCCGAGATACCCGACACCCCCGAGGCGGAGCAGATCCGGGCATGGGCGGAGTGGGCCGAACTGGCCGCAGACCCGGATTTCCGCGCCGGCGTGCGGCGAATGGCCGACGACCATGCGGCCGAGCAGGCACAAGGCGACACCACGGGCCCGCGCCGCAACCTCGGCGCAGTCGTCCGTGACCGGGTCGGCCCCGCCCTGGCGGCGGGCATCACCCCGGCTTCGCACCATGCCGATTCGATCGTTGCGACGCTTGCGGCTCACTGTGCACACGCGCTCGGCCGCCCCGACGACGCCGAGCTGCGCCGCCTGCTGCTGGCCCGGCTGGAGAGTGTGAGCGACCCACGCTGGGACCGGCACCTCCAGCTGCTCGCAGTGATCAACGGCTGGCCCGCTCCGGAGAGCCTGGTGCCGGCGTTCAACTGGTCCATCGAGGCCGTGCGAGTCCGAATGGAACGGTAG
- a CDS encoding FG-GAP repeat protein, whose translation MRHIRSAVLAAAALLTFGGGAVFAAPAAQAAVPFPSIGWQQRNCDYDGNGFDDVLTGAPGATVSGATGAGYVTVQYSSSSGLSTTRKSVLHQNTSGVPGGAEAGDGFGRAVASGDLDNDGYDDAIVGIPGEDLAGLSDAGGATIFWGSPTGLHGSDSTWLENTAAPRAGANFGRAIEAARYFAPDPADPNADPRDSIAVLEDDALLFFAAQPGGAGQQVNMSQGSLRARDFAPADSGFEFRSLSHGNYNEDSFADLAVSGVTTGDQPGIGTVHVLHGAPDISELGDGGTFPGGPAIVSGDWDGTGQDDLVIGDTGAGSPRGGGISLYAGRGDLSGLEPEPVQYWTQDSSGIPGVAETGDQWGAELSAGDTDGDGHPDLAIGAPGEDIGNVSNAGAVWVLRGDRTGFTNVGAKSFDQQLADIPGTAETSDRWGGHVRLIDANKDGRFGLLAAAPGENTNDGFVWVIPASPSGLVAQGTWNYGGARLGAPAANAQFGAAIDE comes from the coding sequence GTGCGTCACATCAGAAGCGCGGTCCTCGCGGCCGCAGCACTCCTCACCTTCGGTGGCGGCGCCGTGTTCGCGGCTCCCGCCGCACAGGCCGCGGTGCCCTTCCCGTCGATCGGCTGGCAGCAGCGCAACTGCGACTACGACGGCAACGGTTTCGACGACGTGCTGACCGGCGCCCCGGGGGCCACGGTGAGCGGCGCCACGGGCGCCGGCTACGTCACCGTCCAGTACAGCTCGTCCAGCGGTCTCAGCACCACCAGGAAGAGCGTGCTGCACCAGAACACCTCGGGTGTCCCGGGCGGTGCCGAGGCCGGCGACGGTTTCGGGCGTGCCGTGGCTTCCGGTGACCTGGACAACGACGGTTACGACGACGCCATCGTCGGCATCCCCGGCGAGGACCTGGCTGGGCTGTCCGACGCGGGCGGCGCCACGATCTTCTGGGGGTCGCCGACCGGGCTGCACGGGTCCGACAGCACCTGGCTGGAGAACACCGCCGCGCCGCGGGCCGGTGCGAACTTCGGCCGGGCGATCGAAGCGGCCCGCTACTTCGCCCCGGACCCGGCGGACCCCAACGCCGACCCGCGTGACTCGATCGCCGTCCTGGAGGACGACGCCCTGCTGTTCTTCGCCGCCCAGCCCGGCGGGGCGGGACAACAGGTCAACATGTCGCAGGGCAGCCTGCGGGCGCGGGACTTCGCGCCGGCGGACAGCGGCTTCGAGTTCCGCAGTCTCAGCCACGGCAACTACAACGAGGACTCCTTCGCCGACCTGGCCGTCTCAGGCGTCACCACCGGCGACCAGCCCGGCATCGGCACGGTGCACGTGCTGCACGGTGCTCCGGACATCAGTGAGCTCGGCGACGGCGGTACCTTCCCCGGCGGCCCGGCGATCGTCTCCGGCGACTGGGACGGCACCGGTCAGGACGACCTCGTCATCGGCGACACCGGCGCGGGCTCACCGCGGGGCGGCGGGATCAGCCTCTACGCGGGCCGCGGCGACCTGTCCGGTCTGGAACCGGAGCCGGTGCAGTACTGGACCCAGGACTCCAGCGGAATCCCCGGCGTCGCCGAGACGGGCGACCAGTGGGGCGCGGAGCTGTCGGCCGGCGACACCGACGGCGACGGCCACCCGGACCTCGCCATCGGCGCACCCGGCGAGGACATCGGCAATGTCTCCAACGCGGGCGCGGTGTGGGTGCTGCGCGGCGACCGGACCGGCTTCACCAACGTCGGCGCGAAGAGTTTCGACCAGCAGCTCGCCGACATCCCCGGCACGGCCGAGACCTCGGACCGCTGGGGCGGCCACGTCCGGCTGATCGACGCAAACAAGGACGGCCGCTTCGGCCTGCTCGCGGCGGCACCGGGCGAGAACACCAACGACGGATTCGTATGGGTCATCCCCGCCTCGCCGTCGGGACTGGTCGCCCAGGGCACCTGGAACTACGGCGGAGCCCGGCTCGGGGCACCCGCGGCCAACGCGCAGTTCGGGGCAGCGATCGACGAGTAA
- a CDS encoding PIG-L family deacetylase: protein MTDRPLTLMAVHAHPDDEATGTGGVLARYAAEGIRTVLVTCTDGGCGDGPGGVKPGATGHDPAAVALIRRQELEASCGVLKVSDLEMLDYADSGMMGWPSNDAPGSFWRTPVEEGAARLAELMRHYRPDVVVTYDENGFYGHPDHIQAHRITMAALEMTALTPKVYWTTMPRSGMQRFGEIMREFGEDMPEPDPAEAAALAEIGLPDDEITTWVDTTEFSGQKFDALAAHASQGENIFFLRMGKERFSELMGMETFVRVQDATGAALPENDLFAGLR from the coding sequence ATGACCGACCGGCCCTTGACGCTCATGGCAGTACACGCCCACCCCGACGACGAGGCCACCGGAACCGGAGGGGTCCTCGCGAGGTACGCGGCGGAAGGCATCCGTACGGTTCTCGTGACGTGTACCGACGGCGGTTGCGGTGACGGGCCGGGGGGCGTCAAGCCGGGCGCCACCGGGCACGATCCGGCGGCGGTCGCCCTGATACGCCGTCAGGAACTCGAGGCGAGCTGTGGCGTCCTGAAGGTCAGCGATCTGGAGATGTTGGACTACGCCGACTCCGGGATGATGGGCTGGCCGAGCAACGACGCCCCCGGATCCTTCTGGCGGACCCCTGTGGAGGAAGGCGCTGCCCGACTCGCGGAACTCATGCGGCACTACCGACCTGATGTCGTCGTCACCTACGACGAGAACGGCTTCTACGGCCACCCCGACCACATCCAAGCCCACCGCATCACAATGGCGGCGCTGGAGATGACCGCGCTGACCCCGAAGGTGTACTGGACCACGATGCCCCGCTCGGGAATGCAGCGCTTCGGTGAGATCATGCGCGAGTTCGGTGAGGACATGCCGGAGCCGGATCCCGCCGAGGCCGCCGCGCTGGCCGAGATCGGCCTCCCCGACGATGAGATCACCACGTGGGTGGACACCACCGAGTTCAGCGGTCAGAAGTTCGACGCACTCGCCGCGCACGCCAGCCAGGGCGAGAACATCTTCTTCCTCAGGATGGGCAAGGAGAGGTTCAGCGAGTTGATGGGCATGGAAACCTTCGTGCGCGTCCAGGACGCCACCGGGGCCGCCCTACCGGAGAACGATCTCTTCGCCGGACTGCGCTGA
- a CDS encoding sigma-54-dependent Fis family transcriptional regulator, with protein MPRHQPGNSLKAARELYLEATNDPSARPLVVASWQRSIEYKVKSGSLDAPYLDNPNLDSPLARAALPILNRLHEQLADDPVSTIITDRNGVVLSRKVSHEGLTTHLNRVRLAPGHVFAERYVGTNGIGTALASGRPVVIAGRQHYVEELREFHCAAVPILHPTRSTLLGAFNLTTIRQGSDGMLMAFARSVAAQIEAEIAAITSRRERALFHDYMEACSSARPGPVLALNRDVVMMNDQLSAAVTGPDQYALLDHAREIAEHHRLEGTRSIALPSGRVAELRVSRCRREDSDAGAVFRVRLIGRAQPTPAVSAPPARSSLGLVGSSPPWLRAVADSETAFVAGTWLHLTGEAGVGKKTLVEALHRVHGAGRRLEVREAPPSDAPAVIERWLHDIGELLGVPSNVLLLSDVHLLGDELRQRLTNVLARRDGSATAQVVMTSQPSMVSADDELDRVCRASGEVPALRHRYGDTEHLARFFLRKYRPSGDSRFSTDALTMLQRCPWPENVRQLESVIRGLARRASGPVIHADDLPPECRVSSNKVLTTIEALERDAILRGLMDRNSNVQRTAQDLGISRATMYRKMRRYGIVPSSLT; from the coding sequence ATGCCCCGACACCAACCCGGGAACTCACTGAAAGCAGCCAGAGAGCTCTACCTGGAGGCCACCAACGACCCGAGCGCCCGGCCACTGGTGGTTGCCTCGTGGCAACGCTCGATCGAGTACAAGGTGAAGTCCGGCAGCCTTGACGCTCCCTACCTGGACAACCCCAATCTGGACAGCCCCCTGGCCAGGGCGGCGCTGCCCATCCTCAACAGGCTGCACGAGCAGCTCGCCGACGACCCGGTCTCCACGATCATCACGGACCGCAACGGCGTGGTGCTGTCGCGGAAGGTGTCTCACGAGGGTCTGACGACGCACCTCAACCGCGTGCGTCTGGCCCCGGGCCACGTCTTCGCCGAGCGCTACGTCGGCACGAACGGCATCGGGACCGCGCTCGCCAGCGGCCGCCCGGTGGTGATCGCCGGAAGGCAGCACTACGTCGAGGAGCTGCGGGAGTTCCACTGCGCGGCGGTGCCGATCCTGCATCCCACCCGGAGCACCTTGCTGGGAGCGTTCAACCTCACCACCATCCGTCAGGGCTCCGACGGCATGCTGATGGCCTTCGCCCGCTCGGTTGCGGCGCAGATCGAGGCCGAGATCGCGGCGATCACCTCGCGGCGCGAGCGCGCGCTCTTCCATGACTACATGGAGGCGTGCTCCTCGGCGCGCCCGGGACCCGTGCTGGCGCTCAACCGTGATGTCGTGATGATGAACGATCAGCTCAGTGCCGCCGTGACCGGGCCCGATCAGTACGCGCTGCTCGACCACGCCCGTGAGATCGCCGAACACCACCGGCTGGAGGGGACCCGCAGCATCGCCCTGCCCTCGGGGCGGGTCGCCGAGCTCAGGGTCAGTCGCTGCCGGCGCGAGGACAGCGACGCCGGCGCCGTCTTCCGGGTCCGGCTGATCGGACGGGCCCAGCCCACACCCGCAGTCTCCGCCCCGCCCGCCCGCTCCAGCCTGGGACTGGTGGGCTCGTCCCCGCCCTGGCTGCGCGCGGTCGCCGACAGCGAAACAGCGTTCGTCGCCGGGACATGGCTGCATCTCACGGGCGAGGCCGGCGTCGGCAAGAAGACTCTGGTCGAGGCTCTGCACCGGGTCCATGGCGCCGGGCGTCGGCTGGAGGTGCGGGAAGCACCGCCCTCGGATGCGCCCGCCGTCATCGAGCGCTGGCTGCACGACATCGGTGAGCTGCTCGGTGTGCCGTCCAACGTTCTCCTGCTGAGTGATGTGCACCTGCTGGGCGACGAACTGCGGCAGCGGCTGACGAACGTGCTGGCGCGGAGGGACGGCAGCGCGACCGCGCAGGTGGTCATGACCAGCCAGCCGTCGATGGTCAGCGCCGACGACGAGCTCGACCGGGTCTGCCGCGCCTCGGGGGAGGTACCGGCGCTGCGCCATCGCTACGGGGACACCGAACACCTGGCACGGTTCTTCCTGCGCAAGTACCGGCCGAGCGGAGACAGCAGGTTCTCCACGGACGCGCTGACCATGCTGCAGCGCTGCCCCTGGCCCGAGAACGTCCGGCAACTGGAGTCGGTGATCCGGGGGCTGGCACGGCGCGCCTCGGGCCCGGTGATCCACGCCGACGACCTGCCGCCGGAATGCCGCGTGTCGTCGAACAAGGTCCTGACCACCATCGAGGCGCTCGAACGCGACGCCATCCTGCGCGGGCTGATGGACCGCAACTCCAATGTCCAGAGGACCGCGCAGGACCTCGGGATCTCCCGCGCCACCATGTACCGCAAGATGCGCCGCTACGGGATCGTCCCGTCCAGCCTGACGTGA
- a CDS encoding NAD(P)-dependent alcohol dehydrogenase — protein MQVIEYDEPPVLVDVPDPQITGPLDVIVKIGGAGVCRTDLHILEGQWKEKSGVALPYTIGHENAGWVAEVGEAVTNVDVGDPVILHPLVTCGLCRACRAGDDVHCMNSAFPGIDAAGGYAEYLRTSARSVVPLAPSLEPASVAALADAGLTAYHAAAKAARALWPGDKAVVIGAGGLGHIGIQVLRALSPVEMIVIDRSPEALALAKELGADHTLLADGSEADRVRDLTAGHGAEAVLDFVGEGGAVETGVACLRRNGNYYVIGYGGHLHVPTIDVISTEINFIGNLVGSYNDLSELMVLAAHGKVTLHTQRYPLASFRQALDDLHAGAVRGRAILIP, from the coding sequence GTGCAGGTCATCGAATACGACGAGCCGCCCGTGCTCGTGGATGTGCCGGATCCGCAGATCACCGGCCCGCTGGATGTGATCGTGAAGATCGGGGGCGCCGGAGTCTGCCGGACCGATCTGCACATCCTCGAAGGACAGTGGAAGGAGAAGAGCGGGGTCGCCCTTCCGTACACGATCGGTCACGAGAACGCCGGCTGGGTCGCGGAGGTCGGGGAGGCCGTCACCAACGTCGACGTGGGTGACCCCGTCATCCTGCACCCGCTGGTGACCTGCGGACTGTGCCGCGCCTGCCGGGCCGGAGACGACGTGCACTGCATGAACTCGGCCTTCCCCGGCATCGACGCTGCAGGTGGCTACGCCGAGTACCTCAGGACCAGCGCCCGCTCGGTCGTGCCTCTCGCCCCGTCCCTGGAGCCGGCCTCTGTGGCAGCCCTGGCCGACGCCGGGCTCACCGCATACCACGCCGCCGCCAAGGCTGCCCGGGCACTGTGGCCTGGTGACAAGGCCGTCGTCATCGGCGCCGGCGGACTCGGGCACATCGGAATCCAGGTGCTGCGAGCCCTGTCGCCGGTCGAGATGATCGTCATCGACCGCAGCCCCGAGGCTCTCGCGCTGGCCAAGGAACTCGGCGCCGACCACACGCTCCTCGCGGACGGCAGCGAGGCCGACCGCGTACGGGACCTCACGGCGGGGCACGGGGCGGAGGCCGTTCTTGACTTCGTCGGTGAGGGCGGCGCCGTCGAGACGGGCGTGGCCTGCCTGCGCCGCAACGGCAACTACTACGTCATCGGCTACGGCGGCCACCTCCACGTGCCGACGATCGACGTCATCTCCACGGAGATCAACTTCATCGGCAATCTCGTGGGGTCCTACAACGACCTGTCCGAGCTGATGGTCCTGGCGGCCCACGGCAAGGTCACCCTCCACACCCAGCGCTACCCCCTCGCCTCCTTCCGGCAGGCCCTCGACGACCTGCACGCCGGCGCCGTCCGCGGCCGAGCGATCTTGATTCCCTGA